One segment of Toxotes jaculatrix isolate fToxJac2 chromosome 8, fToxJac2.pri, whole genome shotgun sequence DNA contains the following:
- the mrpl51 gene encoding 39S ribosomal protein L51, mitochondrial, giving the protein MSVLGSLLRAGASLCQSAGTLLHTARTISTGTCCQIRMHAIPELKKVDRWTEKRSMFGIYDNIGILGDFKAHPKDLILAPCWLKGFKGNELQRLIRKKRMVGDRMMTLERHNLEKRIRFLYRRFNRTGKHR; this is encoded by the exons ATGTCTGTGCTGGGAAGTTTGCTGAGAGCTGGAGCGTCCCTCTGTCAGTCTGCTGGGACCCTGCTGCACACAGCCAGGACCATCTCTACTG GTACATGTTGCCAGATCAGGATGCATGCCATCCCTGAGCTGAAGAaggtggacaggtggacagagaagaggagcatGTTTGGAATTTATGATAACATAGGCATATTAG gagaTTTTAAAGCTCATCCCAAAGACCTCATTCTGGCCCCCTGCTGGCTGAAGGGTTTCAAAGGTAATGAACTGCAGCGTCTAATCAGAAAGAAGAGGATGGTGGGAGACAGAATGATGACTCTGGAAAGACACAACCTAGAGAAGAGGATTCGTTTCCTCTACAGACGTTTCAACCGCACTGGCAAACATCGCTAA